In Mixophyes fleayi isolate aMixFle1 chromosome 4, aMixFle1.hap1, whole genome shotgun sequence, the following proteins share a genomic window:
- the LOC142151046 gene encoding uncharacterized protein LOC142151046 isoform X2 has protein sequence MENHQILTSLDGSGNKNTPERCPCPLYSQNCFQENHSIPQEYQGDVLTDVKVETIEGEEETYVRGDPQCKEEEIPTDISTDGSSNRNTPQRYLRSLHSQDCTQENPIIPQKYQGDVLTDIKVETTEGEEETYVRGDPQCKEEEIPTDISTADGCKHRNISDGKFILSTDFETEDNITQDSPGGNHTTLNIHPVLHRADKSSDRSNHEDYSPDNIEIVTHSTAHTDDKIFLCLEGGKCFTQKSNLVEHQTMHSGDTQFTCSECGKYFTRKLSLVAHQRIHTGEKPFTCSECGKCFTHKSSLTEHQTMHTGDTRFTCSECGKCFTRKLSLARHQRTHTGESRFTCSECGKYYTRKLSLIEHQRTHTGEKPFTCSECGKCFTHKSNLVEHQTTHTGETRFTCSECGKCFTRKISLISHQRTHTGEKPFTCSECGKCFTCKSNLVEHQTTHTGETQFTCSECGKCFTRKSSLVRHQRTHIGEKPFTCSECGKCFTRKLSLIAHQRTHTGEKPFTCSECCKCFTCKSNLVDHQTTHTGETQFTCSECGKCFTRKSSLVRHQRTHIGGKPFTCSECGKCFTRKSSLVEHQGSHKGEKPFACSQCGKCFTQKLKFVEHQKMHTEEKVLDMKQV, from the exons atggagaatcaccagatcctcacatcactgg ATGGATCCGGTAACaaaaataccccagagagatgtccgtgtcctctttattcacaaaaTTGTTTCCAGGAAAATCACAGTATTCcgcaggagtatcag GGTGACGTCTTAACTGATGTTAAAGTAGAAACGATAgaaggagaggaagagacgtatgtgaggggtgatccgcagtgtaaggaggaggaaatccctacagatatcagcacag atggatccagtaacagaaataccccacagAGATATCTCCGCTCTCTtcattcacaggattgtacacaggAAAACCCCATTATCCcacagaagtatcag GGTGACGTcttgactgatattaaagtagaaacgacagaaggagaggaagagacgtatgtgaggggtgatccgcagtgtaaggaggaggaaatccctacagatatcagcacag cagatggatgcaaacacaggaatatcTCAGATGGAAAATTCATTTTATCTACAGATTTTGAAACAGAAGATAACATCACACAAGATTCTCCAGGAGGAAACCACACTACCCTAAATATACATCCAGTACTTCACAGAGCAGATAAATCATCTGATCGATCTAATCATGAGGATTATTCTCCTGATAATATAGAAATTGTGACACATAGTACAGCTCATACAGATGATAAAATATTTCTATGTCTTGAgggtgggaaatgttttacccagaaatcaaatcttgttgaacatcagacaaTGCACTCAGGTGATACacagtttacatgttctgagtgtgggaaatattttacacGTAAATTatctcttgttgcacatcagagaattcacactggtgagaaaccatttacatgttcagagtgcgggaaatgttttacacataagtcaaGTCTTACTGAACATCAGACAATGCACACAGGTGATACacggtttacatgttctgagtgtgggaaatgttttacacgaaaATTATCTCTTgctagacatcagagaactcacacaggtgagtcacggtttacatgttctgagtgtgggaaatattaTACACGTAAATTATCTCttattgaacatcagagaactcacacaggtgagaaaccatttacatgttctgagtgtgggaaatgttttacacataaatcaaatcttgttgaacatcagacaaCGCACACAGGTGAGACacggtttacatgttctgagtgtgggaaatgttttacacgtaaaaTATCTCTTATctcacatcagagaactcacacaggtgagaaaccattcacatgttctgagtgtgggaaatgttttacatgtaaatcaaatcttgttgaacatcagacaaCGCATACAGGTGAGACacagtttacatgttctgagtgcgggaaatgttttacacgtaaatcatctcttgttagacatcagagaactcacataggtgagaaaccatttacatgttctgagtgtgggaaatgttttacacgtaaattATCTCTTAttgcacatcagagaactcacacaggtgagaaaccatttacatgttctgagtgctgtaaatgttttacatgtaaatcaaatcttgttgatcATCAGACAACGCATACAGGCGAGACacagtttacatgttctgagtgtgggaaatgttttacacgtaaatcatctcttgttagacatcagagaactcacataggtgggaaaccatttacatgttctgagtgtgggaaatgttttacacgtaaatcatctcttgttgaacatcagggAAGTCAcaaaggtgagaaaccatttgcaTGTTctcagtgtgggaaatgttttacacagaaattaaaATTTGTTGAACATCAAAAaatgcacacagaagaaaaggtaTTGGATATGAAACAAGTTTGA
- the LOC142151046 gene encoding uncharacterized protein LOC142151046 isoform X4, giving the protein MENHQILTSLDGSGNKNTPERCPCPLYSQNCFQENHSIPQEYQGDVLTDVKVETIEGEEETYVRGDPQCKEEEIPTDISTDGSSNRNTPQRYLRSLHSQDCTQENPIIPQKYQGDVLTDIKVETTEGEEETYVRGDPQCKEEEIPTDISTDGCKHRNISDGKFILSTDFETEDNITQDSPGGNHTTLNIHPVLHRADKSSDRSNHEDYSPDNIEIVTHSTAHTDDKIFLCLEGGKCFTQKSNLVEHQTMHSGDTQFTCSECGKYFTRKLSLVAHQRIHTGEKPFTCSECGKCFTHKSSLTEHQTMHTGDTRFTCSECGKCFTRKLSLARHQRTHTGESRFTCSECGKYYTRKLSLIEHQRTHTGEKPFTCSECGKCFTHKSNLVEHQTTHTGETRFTCSECGKCFTRKISLISHQRTHTGEKPFTCSECGKCFTCKSNLVEHQTTHTGETQFTCSECGKCFTRKSSLVRHQRTHIGEKPFTCSECGKCFTRKLSLIAHQRTHTGEKPFTCSECCKCFTCKSNLVDHQTTHTGETQFTCSECGKCFTRKSSLVRHQRTHIGGKPFTCSECGKCFTRKSSLVEHQGSHKGEKPFACSQCGKCFTQKLKFVEHQKMHTEEKVLDMKQV; this is encoded by the exons atggagaatcaccagatcctcacatcactgg ATGGATCCGGTAACaaaaataccccagagagatgtccgtgtcctctttattcacaaaaTTGTTTCCAGGAAAATCACAGTATTCcgcaggagtatcag GGTGACGTCTTAACTGATGTTAAAGTAGAAACGATAgaaggagaggaagagacgtatgtgaggggtgatccgcagtgtaaggaggaggaaatccctacagatatcagcacag atggatccagtaacagaaataccccacagAGATATCTCCGCTCTCTtcattcacaggattgtacacaggAAAACCCCATTATCCcacagaagtatcag GGTGACGTcttgactgatattaaagtagaaacgacagaaggagaggaagagacgtatgtgaggggtgatccgcagtgtaaggaggaggaaatccctacagatatcagcacag atggatgcaaacacaggaatatcTCAGATGGAAAATTCATTTTATCTACAGATTTTGAAACAGAAGATAACATCACACAAGATTCTCCAGGAGGAAACCACACTACCCTAAATATACATCCAGTACTTCACAGAGCAGATAAATCATCTGATCGATCTAATCATGAGGATTATTCTCCTGATAATATAGAAATTGTGACACATAGTACAGCTCATACAGATGATAAAATATTTCTATGTCTTGAgggtgggaaatgttttacccagaaatcaaatcttgttgaacatcagacaaTGCACTCAGGTGATACacagtttacatgttctgagtgtgggaaatattttacacGTAAATTatctcttgttgcacatcagagaattcacactggtgagaaaccatttacatgttcagagtgcgggaaatgttttacacataagtcaaGTCTTACTGAACATCAGACAATGCACACAGGTGATACacggtttacatgttctgagtgtgggaaatgttttacacgaaaATTATCTCTTgctagacatcagagaactcacacaggtgagtcacggtttacatgttctgagtgtgggaaatattaTACACGTAAATTATCTCttattgaacatcagagaactcacacaggtgagaaaccatttacatgttctgagtgtgggaaatgttttacacataaatcaaatcttgttgaacatcagacaaCGCACACAGGTGAGACacggtttacatgttctgagtgtgggaaatgttttacacgtaaaaTATCTCTTATctcacatcagagaactcacacaggtgagaaaccattcacatgttctgagtgtgggaaatgttttacatgtaaatcaaatcttgttgaacatcagacaaCGCATACAGGTGAGACacagtttacatgttctgagtgcgggaaatgttttacacgtaaatcatctcttgttagacatcagagaactcacataggtgagaaaccatttacatgttctgagtgtgggaaatgttttacacgtaaattATCTCTTAttgcacatcagagaactcacacaggtgagaaaccatttacatgttctgagtgctgtaaatgttttacatgtaaatcaaatcttgttgatcATCAGACAACGCATACAGGCGAGACacagtttacatgttctgagtgtgggaaatgttttacacgtaaatcatctcttgttagacatcagagaactcacataggtgggaaaccatttacatgttctgagtgtgggaaatgttttacacgtaaatcatctcttgttgaacatcagggAAGTCAcaaaggtgagaaaccatttgcaTGTTctcagtgtgggaaatgttttacacagaaattaaaATTTGTTGAACATCAAAAaatgcacacagaagaaaaggtaTTGGATATGAAACAAGTTTGA